In Mycobacterium gallinarum, a single window of DNA contains:
- a CDS encoding IclR family transcriptional regulator: MAGNTSTPGVTVAARLLSIIAAFDEQHRSLALSELAQRAGLPLPTTHRLAAELVTGGALERRTDGRFEVGRLLWSAGLLAPVEGKLRQVAEPFLHDVYAATMATAHLAIREGAEVLYLERMMGRTSVPIVSSAGSKLPMHCTGVGKVLLAHAPKEIQDQVFASLTRVTPFTIVAQPVLAGQLERVRRDGVATTNEEMSLGACSLAVPVVRASDGTVAAAIGVVVPNLKRDRQRLLGALQVAARGIGRLL, from the coding sequence ATGGCAGGCAACACCTCGACACCCGGAGTGACCGTTGCTGCACGTTTGCTGTCGATCATCGCCGCGTTCGACGAGCAGCACCGCAGCCTGGCCCTCTCGGAGCTTGCTCAGCGCGCGGGCCTGCCGTTGCCCACCACGCACCGGCTCGCCGCCGAACTGGTGACCGGCGGTGCGCTCGAGCGCCGGACAGACGGTCGCTTCGAGGTCGGCAGGTTGTTGTGGAGCGCAGGTCTGCTGGCGCCCGTCGAGGGCAAGTTGCGCCAGGTTGCCGAGCCTTTTCTGCACGACGTCTACGCGGCGACCATGGCCACGGCGCACCTGGCGATTCGCGAAGGCGCAGAGGTGCTCTACCTCGAGCGGATGATGGGCCGCACGTCCGTGCCGATCGTCAGCAGCGCCGGGAGCAAGCTGCCCATGCACTGCACCGGGGTCGGGAAGGTCCTGCTCGCGCATGCGCCGAAGGAAATTCAGGATCAAGTGTTTGCCAGCCTGACCCGTGTCACTCCGTTCACGATTGTCGCTCAACCCGTCCTCGCGGGGCAGCTCGAGCGCGTCCGCCGAGACGGGGTGGCGACGACGAACGAGGAGATGTCGCTCGGTGCGTGTTCGCTGGCCGTTCCCGTGGTCCGTGCGTCGGACGGCACCGTGGCGGCGGCGATAGGCGTCGTCGTGCCGAACCTCAAACGTGATCGGCAGCGACTGCTCGGCGCCCTGCAGGTCGCCGCGCGCGGCATCGGCCGCTTGCTGTGA
- the pcaH gene encoding protocatechuate 3,4-dioxygenase subunit beta, whose amino-acid sequence MTATPTANSDSASASQAEVSSEIAAIESAYQRSGVEETQPRLDYPPYRSSVLRHPTKDLHHVDPEGVELWTPCFGARDVHPLESDLTIQHTGAPIGERIVVTGRIVDGDGRAVRGQLVEIWQANAGGRYIHKRDQHPSPIDPNFTGVGRCLTDDDGNYRFTTIKPGPYPWKNHHNAWRPAHIHFSLFGTEFTQRMITQMYFPGDPLFALDPIYQSITDQKARDRLVAIYDHDVTTHEWATGYRWDIVLTGSSRTPVDEGADR is encoded by the coding sequence ATGACAGCTACGCCCACCGCCAACTCGGACAGCGCCTCGGCGAGTCAGGCCGAGGTGAGCAGCGAGATCGCCGCGATCGAGTCGGCCTATCAGCGGTCGGGTGTCGAGGAGACGCAGCCGCGACTCGACTACCCGCCGTACCGGAGCAGCGTGCTGCGCCACCCGACGAAGGACCTGCATCACGTCGATCCCGAAGGCGTCGAGTTGTGGACACCGTGCTTCGGTGCGCGTGACGTCCATCCGCTCGAATCCGATTTGACGATCCAGCACACTGGCGCGCCCATCGGCGAACGAATCGTGGTGACAGGCCGGATCGTCGACGGCGACGGGCGGGCAGTGCGCGGCCAACTGGTGGAGATCTGGCAGGCCAACGCGGGCGGGCGCTATATCCACAAGCGCGACCAGCATCCTTCGCCGATCGACCCGAACTTCACCGGCGTAGGCCGTTGCCTCACCGACGACGACGGCAACTACCGATTCACCACCATCAAACCCGGACCCTATCCGTGGAAGAACCACCACAACGCGTGGCGGCCTGCCCACATCCACTTCTCCTTATTCGGAACCGAATTCACGCAGCGCATGATCACCCAGATGTACTTCCCCGGTGATCCGCTGTTCGCCCTCGACCCCATCTATCAGTCCATCACCGATCAGAAGGCGCGCGATCGGTTGGTCGCCATCTATGACCACGACGTGACCACCCATGAGTGGGCGACCGGCTACCGGTGGGACATCGTGCTGACCGGATCGAGCCGGACGCCCGTCGACGAAGGAGCCGATCGCTGA
- the pcaG gene encoding protocatechuate 3,4-dioxygenase subunit alpha, with protein sequence MSTLLTATPGQTVGPFYGYALPFERCNELVPPGSPGAIQFHGLVTDGAGNPVPDALLEIWQADADGEIPSATGSLRRDGWTFTGWGRAATDDAGRYSFSTVLPGASAPGSAPFILVTVFARGLLNRLFTRAYLPGDRLANDPLLSSLPAHRRQTLIATRDDMGLKFDINLQGDDGETVFLSYPGHRP encoded by the coding sequence ATGTCGACACTGCTGACCGCGACGCCGGGACAGACAGTCGGACCGTTCTACGGCTATGCACTGCCGTTCGAACGGTGCAACGAGCTTGTGCCGCCTGGGTCGCCCGGCGCCATCCAGTTCCACGGCCTGGTAACCGACGGGGCCGGCAACCCGGTTCCCGATGCGCTGCTGGAGATCTGGCAGGCCGACGCCGACGGCGAGATTCCCTCCGCCACCGGGTCGTTGCGCCGCGACGGCTGGACGTTCACCGGCTGGGGCCGCGCCGCCACCGACGATGCGGGCCGCTACAGCTTTTCCACCGTGCTGCCCGGTGCGTCCGCTCCGGGCTCGGCACCGTTCATTCTCGTCACGGTGTTTGCCCGCGGACTGCTGAATCGCCTGTTCACCCGCGCGTACCTGCCCGGTGATCGGCTCGCGAACGATCCACTGCTGAGTTCGCTTCCCGCGCATCGCCGTCAGACCCTGATCGCGACTCGCGACGATATGGGTCTGAAGTTCGACATCAACCTCCAAGGCGATGACGGCGAGACCGTTTTCCTCAGTTATCCGGGGCATCGCCCGTGA
- a CDS encoding lyase family protein yields the protein MTDLFWPGDHRAGNLMSDRALLDAMVAVEHAWLDALVDADIAPQSARTDLRGFVAEDDLEPLARDADVDGNPVGALVALLRARAAQPAAQWLHRGLTSQDVVDTALMVCIRDVLARLREELADQLRTLSHLAEKRRATPMLARTLTQAALPSTAGVKVARWLCAVLDAAEPLAELRVPVQVGGAVGTLAAAVELSGSAENAIRLGDSVASALGLAPAPPWHTSRSAITRIGDGLVGCCDAWGYIASDVATSSRPEIGELAETGGGKSSTMPHKNNPVRSVLIRRTAMTAPSLAATLHTASAMSVDERSDGAWHAEWATLRTLARRTVVAAAHTTELLAGLQIDATRATANLAAAGDGVLAEQQTMAALTGHAPAAEYLGAAEQLVDSALQRASHYLKDVP from the coding sequence GTGACCGACCTGTTCTGGCCCGGCGACCATCGCGCCGGAAATCTGATGAGCGATCGCGCGTTGCTGGACGCGATGGTCGCGGTCGAACACGCGTGGTTGGATGCGCTCGTCGATGCCGACATCGCGCCGCAGTCGGCGCGGACCGATCTCCGTGGGTTTGTCGCCGAGGACGACCTCGAGCCACTCGCGCGCGACGCCGATGTCGACGGCAACCCGGTCGGCGCGTTGGTTGCGCTGTTGCGGGCCCGCGCGGCCCAGCCAGCCGCGCAGTGGCTACATCGGGGTTTGACGAGCCAGGACGTCGTCGACACCGCGCTGATGGTTTGCATCCGAGATGTACTCGCTCGCCTCCGCGAGGAACTCGCCGATCAGCTGCGAACGTTATCGCACCTCGCCGAGAAGCGCCGTGCCACACCGATGCTCGCGAGGACACTCACACAGGCCGCGCTGCCGAGCACCGCGGGCGTCAAAGTGGCCCGGTGGTTGTGCGCGGTGCTGGATGCCGCGGAACCGCTGGCTGAATTGAGGGTGCCGGTCCAGGTCGGGGGTGCCGTGGGAACCTTGGCCGCCGCCGTTGAGCTGAGCGGATCAGCGGAAAATGCGATTCGACTGGGCGACTCGGTGGCAAGCGCGCTGGGACTGGCTCCGGCGCCACCATGGCACACCTCGCGATCTGCAATCACCCGGATCGGCGATGGGCTGGTCGGCTGTTGCGACGCGTGGGGATACATCGCCAGCGATGTCGCGACGAGCAGCCGGCCCGAGATCGGTGAGCTGGCCGAGACGGGCGGGGGCAAGTCTTCGACCATGCCCCACAAGAACAATCCGGTGCGCTCGGTCCTGATCCGCCGTACCGCGATGACGGCACCGTCGCTGGCCGCCACGCTGCACACCGCATCGGCGATGTCCGTCGACGAACGCTCCGACGGCGCGTGGCATGCCGAATGGGCCACCCTGCGGACGTTGGCGCGGCGCACCGTCGTCGCCGCCGCCCACACGACCGAACTCCTCGCCGGACTGCAGATCGACGCGACCCGCGCGACCGCGAATCTGGCCGCCGCCGGCGACGGCGTGCTAGCCGAGCAGCAGACCATGGCGGCCTTGACCGGACATGCTCCGGCAGCGGAATACCTCGGCGCTGCCGAACAGCTCGTCGACTCCGCGCTGCAACGGGCCAGTCACTACCTCAAGGACGTGCCATGA
- the pcaC gene encoding 4-carboxymuconolactone decarboxylase, translating into MSTPRIVATEFGGPDTAPLLLLGPSLGTSATTLWSRAAAQLTDKWRVVGWDLPGHGRGDITDAFTLAELAAGVLALADQFTRETFHYAGDSVGGCVGLQLLLDAPHRVASATLLCTGAVIGSPDAWAERAETVRASGTETLIATAMQRWFPNGFAERESATSSALLDALRSADSGSYAQVCEALGGFDVTDRLAEISTPVLAVAGSQDIATPPDHLQRIASGVKDGRLVVLEGVGHLAPAEVPERVAQLITEHARAATAPIPVTTDEVYAGGLAVRREVLGDAHVDRAIAATTEFTADFQRFITEYAWGAIWTRPGLDRRSRSLITLTALVARGHHEELKMHLLAARRNGLSNDEIKELLMQTAIYCGVPDANTAFRIAADVLPGFDIDKGERA; encoded by the coding sequence ATGAGTACCCCGCGCATCGTCGCCACCGAGTTCGGCGGACCGGACACCGCCCCGCTGCTTCTTCTCGGGCCATCACTGGGCACCTCTGCCACCACCTTGTGGAGCCGGGCCGCAGCCCAATTGACTGACAAATGGCGCGTTGTCGGCTGGGACCTTCCAGGACATGGCCGCGGCGACATCACCGACGCCTTCACCCTTGCCGAACTCGCCGCAGGCGTCCTGGCGCTTGCCGACCAGTTCACCCGTGAGACATTCCATTACGCAGGTGATTCGGTCGGAGGCTGCGTCGGCCTGCAACTGTTGTTGGATGCCCCGCACCGTGTTGCGTCGGCCACCCTGCTGTGCACAGGCGCGGTGATCGGCTCCCCGGATGCGTGGGCCGAACGCGCTGAAACCGTCCGCGCATCGGGAACCGAGACCCTGATCGCCACAGCGATGCAGCGGTGGTTCCCCAACGGCTTCGCGGAGCGCGAATCCGCCACCAGCTCGGCTCTGCTCGATGCTCTGCGTAGCGCCGACTCCGGCTCCTACGCCCAGGTGTGTGAGGCATTGGGTGGATTCGACGTCACCGACCGGCTGGCAGAGATCAGCACACCGGTCCTCGCTGTCGCGGGCAGTCAGGATATTGCCACTCCGCCGGATCACCTGCAGCGCATAGCCTCCGGCGTCAAGGACGGACGTTTGGTCGTGTTGGAAGGGGTGGGGCATCTCGCGCCCGCCGAGGTGCCGGAAAGAGTCGCGCAGCTGATCACCGAACACGCACGCGCGGCGACCGCGCCGATTCCGGTCACCACCGACGAGGTGTACGCCGGTGGGCTTGCGGTTCGGCGTGAGGTCCTCGGTGACGCACACGTCGACCGGGCCATTGCGGCAACGACCGAATTCACCGCCGACTTTCAGCGGTTCATCACCGAATATGCCTGGGGCGCAATCTGGACGCGGCCGGGCCTGGACCGCCGCAGCAGGTCGCTGATCACACTGACAGCGTTGGTGGCGCGTGGACACCACGAGGAACTCAAGATGCATCTGCTCGCCGCCCGGCGCAACGGGCTGTCCAACGACGAGATCAAGGAGCTGCTGATGCAGACCGCGATCTACTGCGGCGTGCCGGATGCCAACACCGCGTTCCGGATCGCCGCTGACGTACTGCCGGGCTTCGACATTGACAAGGGGGAGAGGGCGTGA
- a CDS encoding 3-oxoacid CoA-transferase subunit A has product MSRTEICDVAEQAVAGINDGSTVLVGGFGMAGMPTTLIDALIQQGATDLTIVSNNAGNGDTGLAALLAAGRVTKVICSFPRQADSYVFDELYRAGKVALEVVPQGNLAERIRAAGAGIGAFFCPTGVGTPLAEGKETRTIDGRDYVLEYPIRGDVALIGAHIGDRAGNLLYRKTARNFGPVMATAASLTIAEVSRVVEAGSIDPEVVVTPGIFVDRILDLSADRRMREEAS; this is encoded by the coding sequence GTGAGCCGCACCGAGATCTGCGATGTAGCGGAGCAAGCTGTCGCCGGCATCAATGATGGATCAACAGTTCTCGTCGGCGGATTCGGGATGGCGGGCATGCCGACCACACTGATCGACGCACTCATTCAACAGGGCGCGACCGACCTCACCATCGTCAGCAACAACGCGGGCAACGGCGACACCGGCCTGGCCGCGCTGCTCGCCGCCGGTCGCGTCACCAAGGTCATCTGCTCGTTTCCCCGACAGGCGGATTCGTATGTCTTCGACGAGCTGTACCGCGCCGGCAAGGTTGCGCTCGAGGTGGTTCCGCAGGGAAACCTGGCAGAGCGGATCAGGGCGGCGGGTGCGGGGATCGGCGCGTTCTTCTGCCCAACCGGCGTCGGCACGCCCCTTGCTGAAGGGAAGGAGACCCGAACCATCGACGGCAGAGATTACGTACTGGAATATCCGATTCGGGGCGACGTCGCGCTGATCGGCGCCCATATCGGCGACCGGGCGGGGAATTTGTTGTACCGCAAGACTGCTCGCAATTTCGGTCCGGTGATGGCGACCGCGGCGTCGCTCACCATCGCCGAGGTGTCCCGGGTGGTCGAAGCGGGATCGATCGATCCTGAAGTCGTCGTCACCCCCGGAATCTTCGTAGACCGCATCCTCGACCTTTCGGCCGACCGACGTATGAGGGAGGAGGCGTCGTGA
- a CDS encoding 3-oxoacid CoA-transferase subunit B, with protein sequence MTLHVPSRTITVEHLDRGPLDRRELAAVIARDIPSGSYVNLGIGQPTTVAEYLSPEAGVVLHTENGMLGMGGEAVGDEIDADLTNAGKVPVTETPGASYFHHADSFAMMRGGHLDVCVLGAFQVSRDGDLANWHTGAADAIPAVGGAMDLAIGAKSVFVMMNLFAKDGKPKLVPQCTYPLTGTRCVSRVYTDHAVFAIDSGDNGGIRVLETFGSTVEALAERMSVPLN encoded by the coding sequence GTGACGCTCCACGTCCCAAGTCGTACCATCACCGTCGAGCATCTGGATCGCGGTCCGCTCGACCGCCGCGAACTGGCGGCGGTCATCGCCCGCGATATCCCGTCCGGTTCATACGTCAACCTCGGGATCGGACAACCTACGACGGTCGCCGAATACTTGTCGCCGGAGGCAGGTGTGGTGCTGCACACCGAGAACGGCATGCTCGGCATGGGCGGCGAAGCGGTCGGTGATGAGATCGACGCGGATCTGACGAATGCGGGCAAGGTGCCGGTCACCGAAACCCCTGGCGCATCGTACTTTCATCACGCCGACTCGTTTGCGATGATGCGCGGCGGCCATCTCGACGTATGCGTGCTCGGTGCATTTCAGGTCAGTCGGGACGGCGATCTGGCCAATTGGCACACCGGTGCGGCCGACGCCATTCCGGCGGTCGGTGGCGCCATGGATTTGGCCATCGGCGCGAAAAGTGTGTTCGTCATGATGAATTTGTTCGCCAAGGACGGCAAGCCGAAGCTGGTGCCGCAGTGCACCTATCCGCTCACCGGCACCAGGTGCGTCAGCCGCGTCTACACCGACCACGCGGTGTTCGCGATCGACTCCGGTGATAACGGCGGCATACGTGTATTGGAGACATTCGGGTCCACCGTCGAGGCGCTGGCCGAACGAATGTCGGTGCCGCTCAACTAA
- a CDS encoding B-4DMT family transporter, with product MSKWLLRGLVFAALMVIVRLLQGAMINAWETRAGLISLILVIIYAVIVFVWGLADGRADARANPDPDRRGDLSMTWLLAGLFAGIVSGAVAWFIHLFYKSLYVEGLINELTTFAAFTALLVFLVALLGVTIGRWLVDRNAPPVTRHRSGDDERADTDVFAAVNQPEGERTGEYETVETRRDN from the coding sequence ATGAGTAAGTGGTTGCTGCGCGGACTGGTGTTCGCGGCCCTGATGGTGATCGTGCGATTGCTGCAGGGAGCGATGATCAACGCGTGGGAGACCAGGGCCGGGCTGATCAGCCTCATTCTGGTGATCATCTACGCCGTCATCGTGTTCGTGTGGGGCCTGGCCGACGGCCGCGCGGACGCCCGCGCCAATCCCGATCCGGACCGCCGCGGCGACCTGTCCATGACGTGGCTGCTGGCCGGCCTGTTCGCCGGCATCGTCAGCGGCGCCGTCGCGTGGTTCATCCACCTCTTCTACAAGTCCCTCTACGTCGAGGGGCTGATCAACGAGCTCACCACCTTCGCGGCGTTCACCGCCTTGCTCGTGTTCCTGGTGGCCCTCCTTGGCGTCACCATCGGCCGCTGGCTCGTCGACCGCAACGCACCCCCGGTCACCCGGCACCGTTCCGGAGACGACGAGCGCGCTGACACCGACGTGTTCGCCGCCGTCAACCAGCCCGAGGGCGAGCGCACCGGGGAGTACGAGACGGTCGAGACCCGTCGCGACAACTAG
- a CDS encoding M24 family metallopeptidase: protein MTISQRRDRLRERLVADDLDAMLVSDLVNVRYLSGFTGSNAALLIRAEDPTPVLATDGRYRTQAAQQAPDSELVIERACGPHLVARAAADGLSRVGFESHVVTVDMFSVLGKAAGDRTELVRASGTVEALREVKDAGEIALLRLACEAADAALHDLVERGGLRPGRTEKEVGRELEALMLDHGADGRSFETIVAAGPNSAIPHHRPTDAVLAAGDFVKIDFGALVCGYHSDMTRTFVLSQAAQWQLDLYELVAAAQRAGREALAPGVTLSDVDAASRQIIADAGYAENFGHGLGHGVGLQIHEAPGISASSAGTLLAGSAVTVEPGVYLPDRGGVRIEDTLVVGSDSHPNPDLLTRFPKELAIL, encoded by the coding sequence GTGACTATTTCACAGCGTCGGGACCGGCTGCGTGAGCGACTGGTCGCCGACGACCTGGACGCCATGCTGGTATCGGACCTGGTCAACGTCCGATATCTGTCCGGCTTCACGGGATCCAACGCAGCTCTGCTGATACGCGCGGAGGACCCGACACCGGTGCTGGCCACCGACGGGCGCTACCGCACCCAGGCCGCGCAGCAGGCGCCCGACTCCGAACTCGTCATCGAACGGGCCTGCGGGCCGCACCTGGTTGCGCGCGCGGCGGCCGACGGACTGTCCCGCGTCGGCTTCGAAAGTCATGTGGTGACCGTCGACATGTTCAGCGTGCTCGGCAAGGCTGCGGGAGACCGGACCGAACTGGTCCGGGCTTCGGGAACGGTGGAGGCGTTACGCGAGGTCAAGGACGCCGGCGAGATCGCGCTGTTGCGGTTGGCCTGTGAGGCCGCCGATGCGGCGCTGCACGATCTCGTCGAGCGGGGTGGGCTGCGTCCGGGCCGTACCGAGAAAGAGGTCGGCCGCGAACTCGAGGCGCTGATGCTGGATCACGGCGCCGACGGCAGGTCGTTCGAAACCATCGTGGCCGCCGGGCCGAACTCCGCAATCCCGCACCATCGGCCGACCGACGCGGTGCTGGCCGCGGGGGACTTCGTCAAGATCGACTTCGGGGCGCTGGTGTGCGGCTACCACTCCGACATGACCCGGACCTTCGTGTTGTCGCAGGCCGCCCAGTGGCAGCTCGACCTCTACGAACTGGTGGCGGCCGCGCAGCGGGCCGGCCGAGAGGCGCTCGCGCCCGGGGTCACGCTCTCCGATGTCGACGCGGCGTCGCGACAGATCATCGCCGACGCAGGTTATGCCGAGAACTTCGGTCATGGATTGGGGCACGGGGTCGGTTTGCAGATACACGAAGCGCCGGGTATCAGCGCGTCATCCGCCGGTACACTCCTTGCTGGCTCCGCGGTGACCGTGGAACCCGGTGTCTATCTGCCAGACCGCGGCGGCGTCCGAATCGAGGACACGCTTGTCGTCGGCAGTGACTCACACCCGAACCCTGACTTGCTCACCCGGTTCCCCAAGGAACTGGCGATCCTCTGA
- the efp gene encoding elongation factor P, translating into MASTADFKNGLVLQIDGQLWQITEFQHVKPGKGPAFVRTKLKNVLSGKVVDKTYNAGVKVETATVDRRDATYLYRDGSDFVFMDSEDYEQHPLPESLVGDAAKFLLESLPVQIAFHDGAPLYLELPVTVELEVTHTEPGLQGDRSSAGTKPATVETGAEIQVPLFINTGDKLKVDSRDGSYLGRVNA; encoded by the coding sequence GTGGCATCGACCGCCGACTTCAAGAACGGGCTCGTCCTCCAGATTGACGGCCAACTGTGGCAGATCACCGAATTCCAGCACGTCAAGCCGGGTAAGGGCCCCGCGTTCGTGCGTACCAAGCTCAAGAACGTGCTTTCGGGCAAAGTCGTCGACAAGACCTACAACGCCGGTGTGAAGGTCGAGACCGCCACCGTCGACCGCCGCGACGCCACTTATCTGTACCGCGATGGCTCGGACTTCGTGTTCATGGACTCCGAGGACTACGAGCAGCACCCGCTGCCGGAGTCACTCGTCGGCGATGCCGCCAAGTTCCTGCTCGAGAGCCTTCCGGTACAGATCGCCTTCCACGACGGCGCGCCGCTGTATCTCGAACTGCCGGTCACCGTCGAACTCGAGGTCACCCACACCGAGCCGGGCCTGCAGGGCGACCGGTCTAGCGCGGGCACCAAACCCGCCACCGTCGAGACCGGTGCGGAGATCCAGGTGCCGTTGTTCATCAACACCGGCGACAAGCTGAAGGTGGATTCGCGTGACGGCAGCTACCTGGGAAGGGTGAATGCCTGA
- the nusB gene encoding transcription antitermination factor NusB — translation MPDFRGVGEPPARSAGGRSDGKNPRGDGRNRRSDRGRHQARKRAVDLLFEAEARGITPAEVAESRSALSQTQSDVSPLNPYTVTVARGVTEHTAHIDELIAAHLQGWTLDRLPAVDRAILRVAVWELLHAEDVPEPVAVDEAVELAKQLSTDDSPGFVNGVLGQVMLVTPQIRAAAEAVRGTGDSGVGT, via the coding sequence ATGCCTGACTTCCGGGGCGTGGGGGAACCTCCCGCGCGAAGCGCAGGGGGACGAAGCGACGGGAAAAATCCCCGGGGGGATGGGAGAAATCGGCGATCCGACCGTGGCCGCCATCAGGCCAGGAAGCGCGCCGTCGACCTGCTCTTCGAAGCCGAGGCGCGCGGGATCACGCCCGCGGAGGTCGCCGAGTCGCGTAGCGCCCTGTCTCAGACGCAGTCCGACGTTTCACCGCTGAATCCGTACACGGTGACGGTGGCGCGCGGGGTCACCGAACACACCGCGCACATCGACGAACTGATCGCTGCGCATCTGCAGGGGTGGACGCTGGACCGGCTGCCGGCTGTCGACCGGGCGATCCTGCGGGTGGCGGTGTGGGAACTGCTGCACGCCGAGGATGTTCCCGAACCGGTTGCCGTCGACGAAGCCGTCGAACTGGCCAAGCAGTTGTCCACCGACGACTCACCGGGTTTCGTCAACGGTGTGCTGGGTCAGGTGATGTTGGTGACACCGCAGATCCGGGCGGCCGCAGAAGCTGTTCGGGGAACGGGCGATTCGGGCGTCGGGACGTAA
- a CDS encoding FAD-dependent monooxygenase, whose product MTQPTVVISGAGIAGPALAFWLTRNGYRVIVVEIAPGIRPGGQTVDLRGAGGEVVERMGLIDEMRARAVKQAGAAWVKRDGSRRAEMPVTAFDGNGLVSKLEILRGDLVDVLYHATRESAEYRFGTNISEVKQSDNAIEVTLADATTVRADLVVGADGPHSAVRRLVFGPEERFVKPVGGYNAWFSAPDRVGLGGWFVIYQAPGGINASMRPSRDPAIAKAGFTFQSEPLTFDRRDLDGQRQILVERFAGAGWECDALLAAAQEADDFYFDSLAQVHMPSWSSGRVTLVGDAGYCASPLSGMGTSLALVGAYVLAGELGPADGFDGERIQESLRRYESVMRPYVDRCQDLPNSLARFAPKTESDIAITALVMKWMQRWPFRPIAAKLWFNTAESIELPDYS is encoded by the coding sequence ATGACCCAGCCCACGGTGGTGATCAGCGGCGCCGGAATCGCGGGCCCCGCACTGGCATTCTGGCTGACCCGCAACGGATATCGGGTCATCGTCGTGGAGATCGCGCCCGGGATCCGACCCGGCGGTCAGACTGTCGACCTGCGTGGCGCCGGCGGCGAGGTCGTCGAACGGATGGGCCTGATCGACGAGATGCGCGCCCGGGCAGTCAAGCAAGCCGGCGCCGCCTGGGTGAAGCGCGACGGCAGCAGACGCGCCGAGATGCCGGTGACCGCGTTCGACGGCAACGGACTGGTGTCCAAATTGGAGATCCTGCGCGGCGATCTCGTCGACGTGTTGTACCACGCCACTCGGGAAAGTGCCGAATACCGCTTTGGAACAAACATTTCGGAGGTGAAGCAGTCCGACAACGCGATCGAGGTGACCTTGGCCGACGCAACGACGGTGCGTGCGGACCTCGTCGTCGGCGCTGACGGCCCGCATTCCGCGGTGCGGCGGCTCGTCTTCGGGCCGGAGGAACGGTTCGTCAAGCCGGTCGGCGGCTACAACGCTTGGTTCTCGGCCCCCGATCGTGTCGGACTGGGCGGCTGGTTCGTGATCTACCAGGCGCCCGGCGGCATCAACGCCTCGATGCGCCCGTCACGCGACCCGGCGATCGCCAAGGCCGGGTTCACGTTTCAGTCAGAGCCTCTTACGTTCGACCGACGTGATCTCGATGGGCAGCGCCAAATTCTCGTCGAACGATTCGCCGGAGCGGGATGGGAATGCGACGCGCTGCTGGCCGCCGCCCAGGAGGCCGACGACTTCTACTTCGATTCCCTCGCCCAGGTCCACATGCCGTCCTGGTCGTCGGGTCGCGTCACCTTGGTCGGCGATGCGGGGTACTGCGCATCACCGCTGAGCGGCATGGGCACCAGCCTCGCGCTCGTCGGCGCGTACGTCTTGGCGGGTGAACTCGGGCCCGCGGATGGTTTTGACGGCGAGCGTATTCAGGAGTCACTTCGACGCTACGAATCCGTCATGCGCCCGTATGTCGACAGGTGTCAGGACCTGCCGAACAGCCTCGCACGGTTCGCGCCGAAGACGGAATCCGACATCGCGATCACCGCCCTGGTGATGAAGTGGATGCAACGCTGGCCGTTCCGACCGATCGCCGCCAAGCTCTGGTTCAACACGGCGGAATCGATTGAGCTTCCGGACTATTCCTGA